The window CCGTTCGTCCATGTCGGCGATGGTCTCGAACAGCCCCGACAACACCGTCCGGACGAACCCCGATCCACCGGCGTCGCTTCGTTCCGCGTCATGGTCATCGGATGTCATTATCGTTTCACCTCAACCTTGCTCGACAGCGTCTCGCGCGCCTCGCGCGCGACGTCGAGCTGTGTTCGCAGCTCGTCCTGTCTGCGTTCGTACTCCTCGACATCGCGGTCGCCGATCTCGAACAGCAATCGGTTCTCTTTGATCTCGTCCTGTATCCCCTGGACGTCGTAGAGCTCCTCGATCGCCATCGAGTGGATGACGTTCGCGACCGAGACGATCGGGCGCAGGAGGAGGTCGTCGAGGATGAACACTATTGCTGATTCCCCTGTGCACCGATCTCGATGTCCACGAAGTTGTACGGCGGCCACGGCCCGGTGTACTGGACCGTGAGGACATCGCCGTAGTCGTCGGTGACCGCGTCTACGGCCTCGTCGAACGCGATCCGTTCGTCACGGTCGACGAGATACGACCGGTTCATCACGAGCCGGTCGCTGAACCGGTCGTTCTCGGCTTCGTTGACGCTGGCCGCCGCGAACCGTTCGACGGCGTCCTCGCGAACCGCCTCGGCGTCGATCGAGGCGTCCTCGTCGGCGACGAGCTTGACGCCGAACTCGAAGTAGCCGTCGATCTCGCGGAGCGCCTTCGTGAACGCCCGCCGGCCGCCCCGAAGCACGTTCTTGAGCGCCCGGCCGTTCTTGAAGACCGACCCGAACTGCATCGGCACCACCGTTCGGCCGCCGTCGTCGAGCAGGACGGTCTGGAGGACGTCGTCGTGCGCGCGGGCGTTCTCGTCCGAGAGTTCGGGGTCCATCGTGTCGATGTCGGTCACGATGGCCGCGAGCGGGCCGTGGCTCACCGTGTAGGCGTTCGTCGCACCCGCAACGCCGTCGACCTCGAACTCCAGCTCCTCGTTCTCGACGACGCCGTAGGCGTAGAGGTTCTCGCTCATGATGGGACGACGCACGGACAACTCTCGCGCGCCATACCATAGTATCAGCGGTCGTGCTAATAGGCATGTCGCCAGCACGCGCAACCTCTCGCGGGACCGCGTTCGGTCTCCCGCCCCCCATTCGACGGCCGGATCGAACCACCGG is drawn from Halococcus salsus and contains these coding sequences:
- the gvpG gene encoding gas vesicle protein GvpG, whose product is MFILDDLLLRPIVSVANVIHSMAIEELYDVQGIQDEIKENRLLFEIGDRDVEEYERRQDELRTQLDVAREARETLSSKVEVKR
- a CDS encoding GvpL/GvpF family gas vesicle protein, which encodes MSENLYAYGVVENEELEFEVDGVAGATNAYTVSHGPLAAIVTDIDTMDPELSDENARAHDDVLQTVLLDDGGRTVVPMQFGSVFKNGRALKNVLRGGRRAFTKALREIDGYFEFGVKLVADEDASIDAEAVREDAVERFAAASVNEAENDRFSDRLVMNRSYLVDRDERIAFDEAVDAVTDDYGDVLTVQYTGPWPPYNFVDIEIGAQGNQQ